The sequence GTCAACCGCTCAAAAGCGATAATAAGAATAGAAACTGGAACGAGGTAAAAATAATTTTCTCCGAATTGACAGCCATTAAACAAAGACGCGACAGTTCGAATATTAATACAATTTACAGAGTTCCCGTCGAAGGGGAAGAGGGACATACATACGGAATTCGGGGCAATCCCACACTTACGAGAATTTCTTTCTTTACGATTGGTATAATCAATCCGGCCGACAAAGGAACGCCCGGCGAAAAGATTTCCGGAAGCGTATGGATAAACGAATTGAGAGTGCTCGAAGCCGACGACACTCCGGGATGGGCTTACAGTCTTTCGGGCTCTTTCGGTCTGGCTGACGTTATGAGAGTAAGCTTCAACGCCAGTCAAACCAATCCGTATTTTCACAGATTGACCGATCGTTTCGGATCGCGCAACGAAGCCATATCATGGGGCGTTTCTGTCGATCTGGACTTGTTAAAACTTATTCCTCTTAATCTGGCCGGAAGCAATTTCAGGATTGTTTATTCTCGTAATGAAAGAAGGCAAAATCCGCTGTTCAAACCAGGTACGGATATAAAAGTATCCGAAGCTCAAACGCAGCTAAGACAGGCTCTTACCGAACAGAACTGGGATTCGCAGGCAATCGAAGATTCCATCAGCGAATTTATTAATTCGACAAGAACCTACAGTCTCTCGGAATCGTGGGCGTTATCGAATGTCAGATTCAAAGTGCCGACGGATCTCTGGTATATTCGCGATTTAATCAATAATCTTACATTTAGTTTTAATTACAACAGGACGACAAATACGTCTCCGACGATTTTGACCAGCAGCAGTTGGCAGTGGAACGGAAGTATCGCATATTCGGTAAATCTGAGCAGAGAACTTTTCTTCAGACCCGCAGATATTCCGATAATCGGGAGCATATTCGATTTGTTGACGGATTATAAAGAGATGAAAGTCTATTTTGCGCCGCAGACAATCAGCGCCGGTATTAATACTTCGCGAAAAAGGAACTATTCCGTCAACAGAACGCTTGCAAACAAACCGAATATTCAACGCGACTTTACGGCTTCGCGCAACGCGGGATTTACCTGGGCAATTACGGAAGGCGGACTGCTCAATTTGAGTATGGCTTACAGTTTCGACGTTCAGTCTTCATTGGCTTATCTCCTTTTGAAAGACAGTTTATATGAACGTTCCGAAAGCGAAATATGGAGAGATATTTTTAACGGAGAATATTTCGGAAGAGATTTCAATTACAGGCAGAGTTTCGATATCAGAACTAATCCTAAGATACCGACTTTCTGGGATTTGAACAGATATGTCAATGTAAACGCATCTTACGGCGTAACGTATAATTGGGTTTATAATTTCAATCAGGAAGAATTGGGACGTTCGGCTGGTTATTCGAACAGAATTTCGGCGGGAATGACTGTAAGATTAAAATCGATTTTTGCCCCTCTGTTCCAGGAAAGCAGTCCTTCGCAATCGCAGACACAAAGAAGTCAACCTACTCGAGGAGACGGCAGAGGACGCGGAGCCAGAAGGACAGATCAACAGCGCGGAGTCGACGTCGACAGACAAATAGCGCAGGATAACGCACTAAAAGATTCTGCCGCTGTGAAAGACTCTTTGATTTCCGATTTAATGAACGAAGCTGAGTTAAGCGAAGGTCCCGGAACCGTTACAGTTATACTTGAATATTTGAAACTGGGAATTAAATGGCTTCTGATCGATTACGATCAAATCTCATTTAATTTTTCGCAATCGAGCAGTTATACCGGCGGAGGTCTAAAGGGCGAAGGCACCGGATTCAACAATTTCTGGGGTTTCAAACAATCGCCTGCCAACGGTCCGTCTCGTTTATTCATGCTCGGATTTTCGAATGACGTCGGTCAGCGCTCGCCGTTCGGAAATTTGACGGACAATTACACGCATAAAAACGATATCGATATGCGAACTTCGCGCCCTCTTTGGGAAGGAGCTCAACTCGATATAAGCTGGAAAGTGGGCTGGGGCATCAATAAGTCGATAAACTTCAAAACCGACGAAAACGGATTGGCGTACGCCGAGGTTTATAACACAACTGGAACGTTAAACCGGTCGTTCTTGTTTTTCCCGTTCGGTTTTGGAAACGGAATTTCAAAAGTCCACGAACTCTATAATAAAAATTCTGAAAATCCAACCCAGAGTTTGTCGGATGCATTTGTAAGGGGATTCGAGACGACTTCGATATTGGGGAAAATACCGGTTCTCTCCAAGTTATTCAAATACGTACCTCGTCCGAACTGGAGTTTCTCGTGGACGGGACTTGAAAAATACGAGTTGTTGTCGTTTGCAAAAAGAATAACAATCAATCACGCTTATTCTTCGAATTACAGCGAAGGGTGGTTGATCAATCCCGACGGCATTCAGGAAATTCAAACGCAGAAAGTCGATTATTCTTTTACGCCGCTCTTGGGAATTACATTCCAATTTGATAACTTATGGGGCGGTTCGTTACAGAGCACAATTAGATATACAACACGAAATTCGTATTCTCTCGGTTCTTCCACAAGAAATATTACGGAATCGTTATCGCGCGATATAAACGTATCTTTGAGTTATTCGAAGAGCGGTTTCGACTTGCCTTTGTTTGGAATTTCGCTAAAGAACGACCTGGAAATCTCGATATCATATACTAACGGTAAGAACTCAACGGTAGTTTATAATATGGATAGTTTCAAAGAGGAAGGCACGCCGCAGGACGGTAAAATAAATACCGTCCTGGAACCGAAGATTAAATATGTAATGAGTTCCAGAGTCACATTGTCTATATTCTACAGAAGGTCGACGATCGAACCGCAGGGAGCTTCGCGCGTGCCCCCGACTACTACTAACGAAGCCGGCGTGGACGTAAGAATTGCCATTCAATAATCAAGAGGATTTGAAATGAGACCGAGTCGAATTTTATGGATCGACGACGAAATAGAACTTTTAAGATCGCACATTATTTTTCTTAATGAAAAAGGCTATGAAGTAGACACTGCGACAAACGGAAACGACGCAATCAATCAGGTTAAATCTAAAAACTACGACCTGATTTTCCTCGACGAGATGATGCCGGGAATGGGCGGACTCGAAACGCTTGCCGGAATAAAAGAGATCAATCCGAATATTCCCGTCGTTATGGTTACGAAAAGCGAGGAAGAATCTCTTATGAACGAAGCCATCGGAAGCAAAATATCGGATTATTTAATCAAGCCGGTTGTGCCTTCGCAAGTTCTAATGGTTTGCAAAAAAATGCTCGAAAAGAAAAAAATATCTGGTCAATTCGTAGCCAAAGATTATCTGGAAGATTTCAATTCGATTACTCGCATTTTGATGAACGAACCGAATTACGACGATTGGATCGAAATTAACAATAAACTTATTTATTGGGATATGGAATTGGACGTTCATCCTGAAATCGATCTGCGTCAGACATTAAACGAACAAAAGAAAGAATGCAATCAGATCTTTTCCAAATACATAGAAAAAAATTACAGGCATTGGCTGGAAGATGAGGGAAGCGGACCCGTTTTAACAAATAACATCCTTGAAAAATATCTTCTGCCTCATCTCGATAACGAAAGCAATCCGGTATTTCTGTTTGTAATCGACTGCCTGAGGATGGACCAGTGGCTTGTAATGGAAAAACATTTAACTGATTATTTCAGCATCAAAAAAGATTACTATTTATCGATTTTGCCTACCGCCACGCCGTACGCGCGTAATTCCTTATTCGCGGGGTTATTTCCTTCGGAAATAGAAAAATTTTATCCCCAGCTCTGGACGTCGGGCAACGACGACGAAAGAAGCATGAATAAATATGAAAAAGAATTGCTCGAGAGGCTGCTCGACAGGAAAAGAATAAAACTTAAAAACGATTTGCAGTATATTAAAATTATCGACCCTGAAGTCGGAAGAACATTCGAACAAAACGTCCTCTCATATAAAAACACGCATTTAACGGCTGTGGTAGTAAACTTTCTCGACATGATTGCCCACGGCAGGTCGGATTCTCAAATATTAAAAGAAATTGCGCCCGACGAATCCGCATACAGGTCCTTAACGGAAAG comes from Melioribacter roseus P3M-2 and encodes:
- the porX gene encoding T9SS response regulator signal transducer PorX translates to MRPSRILWIDDEIELLRSHIIFLNEKGYEVDTATNGNDAINQVKSKNYDLIFLDEMMPGMGGLETLAGIKEINPNIPVVMVTKSEEESLMNEAIGSKISDYLIKPVVPSQVLMVCKKMLEKKKISGQFVAKDYLEDFNSITRILMNEPNYDDWIEINNKLIYWDMELDVHPEIDLRQTLNEQKKECNQIFSKYIEKNYRHWLEDEGSGPVLTNNILEKYLLPHLDNESNPVFLFVIDCLRMDQWLVMEKHLTDYFSIKKDYYLSILPTATPYARNSLFAGLFPSEIEKFYPQLWTSGNDDERSMNKYEKELLERLLDRKRIKLKNDLQYIKIIDPEVGRTFEQNVLSYKNTHLTAVVVNFLDMIAHGRSDSQILKEIAPDESAYRSLTESWFKYSYLFNALKAISSIPKVKVIITTDHGSIRTMRGAKVLGDREASTNLRFKFGRNLKVDDKHAVYIKNPSDYRLPKRGVTISYIIAKEDYYFVYPTEYHKYLSYYKDSFQHGGISMEEMILPLVTLENK